The following proteins are encoded in a genomic region of Streptococcus equi subsp. equi:
- the adcA gene encoding zinc-binding protein AdcA precursor, producing MKKKYLLMMSVLGVFFAGQISQAKQVLADSKVKIVTTFYPVYEFTKGVVGGEGNVSMLMKAGTEPHDFEPSTKDIKKIQDADAFVYMDDNMETWVPDMKKSLTSKKVTVIKGTGDMLLVAGSGHSHEHDHDDADKKHDHDHDEEGHSHAFDPHVWLSPYRSITVVETIRDGLSKAYPDKADHFKSNAAAYIEKLKELDKEYSDAFSAAKQKSFVTQHAAFGYMALDYGLNQISINGVTPDTEPSAKRIAELSKYVKKYDINYIYFEENASSKVAKTLAKEAGVKSAVLSPLEGLTEKDMKAGKDYFTVMRENLKTLRLTTDVEGKEILPEEDTTKTVYNGYFKDKQVKDRKLSDWSGNWQSVYPFLQDGTLDQVWDYKAKKSKGKMTAAEYKDYYTTGYQTDVSHIKINGKKNTMTFVRNGENKTFTYKYVGKKILTYPKGNRGVRFMFEAKEPDAGEFKYVQFSDHAIAPGKAEHFHLYWGGDSQEKLHKELEHWPTYYDADLSGRAVAQEINAH from the coding sequence ATGAAAAAGAAGTATCTTTTAATGATGAGTGTGCTCGGTGTCTTTTTTGCGGGACAGATCAGTCAAGCAAAACAGGTCCTAGCAGATAGTAAGGTCAAAATTGTTACCACCTTCTATCCTGTTTATGAATTTACCAAAGGCGTTGTCGGAGGTGAGGGAAATGTGTCTATGCTGATGAAAGCAGGAACAGAGCCTCATGATTTTGAGCCGTCAACAAAGGACATCAAAAAGATCCAAGATGCCGATGCCTTTGTTTATATGGACGATAATATGGAAACTTGGGTCCCTGATATGAAGAAATCACTGACTTCTAAGAAGGTTACGGTGATTAAGGGAACAGGAGATATGCTATTGGTAGCTGGCTCTGGTCACAGCCACGAGCATGACCATGACGATGCCGATAAAAAGCATGATCATGACCACGACGAGGAAGGACACAGCCATGCTTTTGACCCGCACGTATGGTTGTCACCTTATCGCAGCATCACCGTTGTCGAAACAATTCGTGATGGTCTATCTAAGGCCTATCCTGACAAGGCTGACCACTTCAAATCTAATGCCGCTGCTTATATTGAAAAGCTCAAGGAATTAGATAAGGAGTATAGTGACGCTTTTTCAGCTGCCAAGCAAAAGAGCTTTGTGACTCAGCACGCAGCCTTTGGTTATATGGCGCTTGATTATGGCTTGAACCAAATCTCAATCAATGGTGTCACACCAGATACGGAGCCTTCAGCTAAGCGCATTGCAGAGCTATCAAAATACGTCAAAAAATATGACATTAACTACATTTATTTTGAAGAAAATGCTTCAAGCAAGGTTGCCAAAACCCTAGCCAAGGAGGCTGGTGTCAAATCAGCTGTCCTTAGTCCGCTTGAAGGCCTAACTGAAAAGGACATGAAGGCCGGCAAGGATTACTTTACCGTTATGCGTGAAAACCTCAAAACCCTACGCTTAACAACTGATGTAGAAGGAAAAGAAATTCTTCCAGAAGAGGATACCACTAAAACTGTTTATAATGGCTACTTTAAGGATAAGCAGGTCAAAGACCGCAAATTGTCTGATTGGTCTGGTAACTGGCAGTCTGTTTACCCATTCCTTCAAGACGGTACATTAGATCAGGTATGGGACTATAAGGCTAAAAAATCTAAAGGAAAAATGACCGCAGCTGAATACAAGGATTATTACACCACTGGCTATCAGACAGATGTCAGTCATATCAAGATTAATGGTAAGAAAAATACCATGACCTTTGTTCGTAATGGTGAAAATAAAACCTTTACTTATAAGTACGTCGGTAAAAAGATTTTGACCTATCCAAAGGGCAATCGTGGCGTGCGCTTCATGTTTGAAGCTAAGGAGCCAGACGCTGGTGAATTTAAATATGTTCAGTTCAGTGACCATGCTATCGCACCAGGTAAGGCGGAGCATTTCCACCTATACTGGGGTGGTGACAGCCAAGAAAAGCTTCACAAAGAGCTAGAGCATTGGCCAACTTACTATGATGCGGACCTATCAGGTCGTGCCGTTGCCCAAGAAATCAATGCTCATTAA
- the whiA gene encoding sporulation Regulator WhiA C terminal domain-containing protein — MSFTTTVKEELIHLSASDQTELSAIIKLAGSLGLANQSLNLSITTENAKIARYIYALIEDTYHIIPEIRYHQKTNLKKNRVYTVYLDKQVDKLLADLKLADSFFGIETGIEQQVMSDDDAGRAYLKGAFLAAGTVRDPESGKYQLEIYSVYLDHAQDLAQLMHKFMLDAKVIERKNGAVTYLQKAEDIMDFLIIIGAMSCKEEFEAVKLLREARNDINRANNAETANIAKTITASMRTINNIIKIMDTIGLDSLPVELQQIAQMRVANPDYSLQQIADSLDFAITKSGVNHRLRKINKLAEDL; from the coding sequence ATGAGTTTTACGACAACTGTTAAAGAAGAATTGATTCATTTATCTGCTTCTGATCAAACAGAATTATCAGCAATCATCAAGCTGGCTGGTAGCCTAGGCTTGGCTAATCAGAGCTTGAATTTGTCTATCACAACTGAAAACGCTAAGATTGCTCGCTACATCTATGCGCTTATCGAAGACACCTATCATATCATTCCAGAAATCAGGTACCATCAAAAGACCAACTTGAAAAAAAATCGTGTCTATACGGTTTATTTGGATAAGCAGGTGGATAAGCTCTTAGCAGATTTAAAGCTGGCAGATTCTTTTTTTGGCATTGAGACAGGTATTGAGCAGCAGGTCATGTCAGATGATGATGCTGGTCGGGCCTATCTCAAGGGTGCTTTTTTAGCGGCAGGGACTGTAAGGGATCCAGAATCCGGCAAGTATCAGCTAGAGATCTACTCTGTCTATCTAGACCATGCTCAGGATTTGGCCCAGCTCATGCACAAATTCATGCTAGATGCCAAGGTTATCGAGAGAAAAAATGGTGCAGTAACCTATTTGCAAAAGGCTGAGGACATCATGGATTTTCTCATTATTATTGGTGCCATGTCGTGTAAGGAGGAGTTTGAGGCTGTTAAGCTTTTGCGTGAGGCGAGAAATGACATCAATCGGGCCAATAATGCAGAGACTGCTAATATTGCTAAAACCATCACCGCCAGCATGAGAACCATTAATAATATTATCAAAATCATGGATACGATTGGCTTAGACAGCCTGCCAGTTGAGCTGCAGCAGATTGCCCAGATGAGAGTAGCCAACCCAGACTATTCTCTTCAACAAATCGCAGATTCGCTTGACTTTGCCATCACTAAGAGTGGGGTCAACCATCGCCTGCGAAAAATCAATAAGCTGGCAGAGGATTTATAA
- a CDS encoding tagatose-6-phosphate aldose/ketose isomerase: MFTKTQAELELLGAAITTREIKQQPELWSEVFESFLKQKKTS; encoded by the coding sequence ATGTTTACAAAAACACAAGCAGAACTAGAGCTACTTGGCGCAGCTATCACCACTAGAGAAATCAAGCAGCAGCCAGAGCTATGGTCAGAGGTCTTTGAGTCTTTTCTGAAGCAAAAAAAGACCTCTTAG
- the yvoA_1 gene encoding GntR family transcriptional regulator: MIKEQPLYLQIVDVLEVKIRNTMSANDKLLSERELSDLFGVSRITIRLALKELELRGLIYKQQGKGTYVSGIKEPATDLSSAYSFTEEMKKQGRKPQTVILSFEKSRPQLTCLVC, translated from the coding sequence ATGATAAAGGAACAGCCACTCTACTTACAAATTGTTGATGTATTAGAGGTCAAAATTAGAAATACCATGTCAGCTAATGATAAATTGTTATCAGAACGAGAGCTAAGTGACTTATTTGGTGTTAGTCGGATAACCATTAGATTGGCACTTAAGGAGCTAGAGCTGCGTGGGCTTATTTACAAACAGCAGGGCAAGGGGACCTATGTATCAGGCATAAAGGAGCCTGCTACAGACCTGTCCTCAGCCTATAGCTTTACCGAAGAGATGAAAAAGCAAGGTCGTAAGCCTCAAACAGTCATTCTTTCATTTGAAAAATCAAGACCACAGCTTACTTGTCTGGTATGTTAG
- the asnC gene encoding asparaginyl-tRNA synthetase — MTKKYVSIIDVKDHVGQEVTVGAWVANKSGKGKIAFLQLRDGSAFFQAVAFKPNLIQAFGEEAGAAKFDTIRHLSQETSVLVKGIVKEDARSKFGYELDITDLEVIGDSKDYPITPKEHGTDFLMDHRHLWLRSRRQAAIMQIRNAIIYASYEFFDQNGFIKFDSPILSGNAAENTTELFETDYFGNPAFLSQSGQLYLEAGMMALGRVFDFGPVFRAEKSKTRRHLTEFWMMDAEYPFLSHEESLDLQEAYVKAMIQGVLDRAPQALELLERDTELLKRYIAEPFKRVSYDDAISLLQEHSTDDDADYEPIQHGDDFGSPHETWISNYFGVPTFVINYPASFKAFYMKPVPGNEERVLCADLLAPEGYGEIIGGSVREDNYDKLLAKIKAEGLNPEDYDFYLDLRKYGSVPHAGFGLGLERMVTFVAGTKHIREAIPFPRMLHRLKP, encoded by the coding sequence ATGACCAAAAAATACGTTTCCATTATCGATGTTAAAGACCATGTAGGACAAGAAGTGACAGTTGGTGCTTGGGTCGCCAACAAGTCAGGCAAAGGGAAAATAGCCTTTTTGCAATTGCGTGATGGCTCAGCCTTTTTCCAGGCAGTTGCCTTTAAGCCAAACCTGATCCAAGCCTTTGGTGAGGAAGCAGGAGCAGCTAAGTTTGACACGATTAGGCATCTCAGCCAAGAAACCTCTGTCTTAGTAAAGGGCATTGTCAAAGAGGACGCTAGATCAAAATTTGGCTATGAGCTAGACATTACGGACCTAGAGGTTATTGGGGATTCCAAGGATTATCCAATTACTCCAAAGGAGCATGGGACAGACTTTCTCATGGATCACCGTCACCTTTGGCTGCGCTCTCGCAGGCAGGCAGCAATCATGCAAATCCGTAATGCCATCATCTATGCTTCCTATGAGTTTTTTGATCAAAATGGCTTTATCAAGTTTGATAGCCCGATTTTATCAGGCAATGCTGCTGAGAACACAACAGAGCTATTTGAGACAGATTATTTTGGCAATCCAGCCTTTCTCAGCCAATCAGGTCAGCTATACCTTGAAGCTGGTATGATGGCGCTTGGTCGCGTCTTTGACTTTGGTCCGGTATTTCGTGCCGAAAAATCAAAAACGCGCCGCCATCTGACAGAGTTTTGGATGATGGACGCAGAATACCCCTTCTTATCCCATGAGGAATCCTTAGACCTACAGGAAGCCTATGTTAAGGCGATGATTCAGGGTGTGCTTGATCGTGCTCCACAGGCATTGGAGCTTCTAGAGCGTGACACAGAGCTGCTGAAAAGATACATTGCAGAGCCCTTCAAGCGTGTCTCCTACGACGATGCGATCAGCCTGCTTCAGGAGCACAGCACAGATGACGATGCCGACTATGAGCCAATTCAGCATGGCGATGACTTTGGCTCACCGCATGAAACCTGGATTTCCAATTATTTTGGGGTCCCAACCTTTGTCATCAACTACCCAGCTAGCTTTAAGGCCTTTTACATGAAGCCGGTTCCCGGCAATGAAGAGCGCGTGCTATGTGCGGACCTGCTAGCACCAGAGGGCTACGGTGAGATTATCGGAGGCTCGGTTCGTGAGGATAACTATGACAAATTGTTGGCGAAAATCAAGGCTGAAGGCCTAAATCCTGAGGATTATGACTTTTACCTTGACCTTCGCAAATATGGCTCAGTGCCGCATGCTGGTTTTGGACTTGGACTAGAGCGCATGGTGACCTTTGTTGCAGGTACCAAGCACATTCGTGAGGCTATTCCATTTCCACGCATGCTTCATCGCTTAAAACCATAA
- the gmuR_1 gene encoding GntR family transcriptional regulator, which produces MLDLDVDTDVFELERLRIADGKPLMFERTYIPERGFEAITIDLLEKKPLYDVFAEDFQEAIRLADEEFYASIALDYEAKLLGIKKGDPVLHIMRKTYNEKNRLIEFTFSIARADQFRYRIQHHPNKKI; this is translated from the coding sequence ATGTTAGATTTAGATGTTGATACTGATGTTTTTGAGCTAGAGCGTCTAAGGATTGCAGATGGAAAGCCATTAATGTTTGAGCGCACTTATATACCTGAAAGGGGATTTGAGGCGATAACGATTGATTTATTGGAAAAAAAGCCCTTATATGATGTGTTTGCTGAGGATTTTCAGGAAGCTATCCGATTGGCTGATGAGGAGTTTTACGCTAGTATCGCTCTAGATTATGAAGCAAAGCTATTAGGGATCAAAAAGGGGGATCCTGTGCTGCATATTATGCGTAAGACCTATAATGAGAAAAATAGGCTAATCGAATTTACCTTTAGTATTGCTAGAGCAGACCAGTTTAGGTACCGTATCCAGCACCACCCTAACAAGAAGATATAG
- the pepD gene encoding dipeptidase — MSCTTILVGKKATYDGSTIVARTEDSQNGEFTPKKMTVVRPKDQPRHYQSVLSSFSMELPDQPMAYTSVPDALGKDGIWGEAGVNTLNVAMSATETITSNARVLGADPLVSSGIGEEDMLTLVLPYIRSAREGVLRLGAILEAYGTYEANGVAFSDEHEIWWLETIGGHHWIARRVPDDAYVTNPNQFGLDHFEFNNPEEYLCSKDLKDFIAKYHLDLTYSNEHFNPRYAFGSQRDKDRHYNTPRAWIMQQYFNPEFLQDPRSFELPWCQRPDRKVTIEDVKYVLSNHYQDTPYDPYGPEGTPTSRKSFRPIGINRTSQTAILHIRPNKPKEIAAIQWMAYGSMPFNTIVPLFTQVKTIPDYFANTVENVSTDNFYWTNRLIAALADPHFKHHEADLEDYLEKTMAKGHAMLHAVEAALVKGQPVDLEEANQGMSDDIQADTQALLNKILFDASNLMTNRFSLSD, encoded by the coding sequence ATGTCATGCACAACTATTCTTGTCGGTAAAAAAGCGACCTATGATGGATCAACAATCGTTGCTCGTACAGAGGATTCACAAAATGGGGAATTTACCCCTAAAAAAATGACAGTTGTTAGACCAAAAGACCAACCTAGACACTATCAATCTGTCTTGTCTAGCTTTAGCATGGAGCTGCCGGATCAGCCGATGGCTTATACCTCGGTGCCTGATGCCCTAGGAAAGGACGGTATCTGGGGAGAAGCAGGTGTCAATACCCTCAATGTTGCTATGTCAGCAACTGAGACCATTACTTCAAATGCTCGCGTTCTTGGAGCAGATCCTCTTGTTTCCTCTGGTATTGGAGAAGAGGACATGCTGACCTTGGTGCTTCCTTATATTCGGTCTGCAAGAGAGGGTGTTCTTCGTTTGGGAGCTATCCTAGAAGCATACGGTACCTATGAGGCTAACGGTGTTGCCTTTTCTGATGAGCATGAGATTTGGTGGCTGGAAACAATAGGTGGTCATCATTGGATTGCAAGGCGCGTTCCTGATGATGCTTATGTCACTAATCCCAACCAGTTTGGCCTTGATCACTTTGAATTTAACAATCCAGAGGAATACCTGTGTTCCAAGGATTTAAAGGACTTTATTGCCAAATATCATCTAGATTTGACCTATAGCAACGAGCATTTTAACCCTCGCTACGCCTTTGGTAGCCAAAGAGATAAGGATCGCCATTACAATACACCACGCGCTTGGATTATGCAGCAATACTTTAATCCGGAGTTTCTGCAGGATCCGCGCAGCTTTGAACTTCCTTGGTGCCAAAGACCTGATCGCAAGGTGACCATTGAAGACGTTAAGTACGTGCTTAGCAATCATTATCAGGACACCCCTTATGATCCTTACGGCCCAGAGGGAACGCCGACTAGTCGAAAATCCTTTAGGCCGATTGGTATTAACCGTACGAGTCAAACTGCTATTTTACATATCCGTCCCAACAAGCCTAAGGAAATTGCTGCCATTCAGTGGATGGCCTATGGTTCGATGCCCTTTAATACAATCGTTCCGCTATTCACCCAGGTCAAGACCATTCCAGATTATTTTGCAAACACTGTTGAAAATGTTTCCACAGACAATTTCTATTGGACCAATCGCTTGATTGCAGCCCTGGCTGATCCTCACTTCAAGCACCATGAAGCAGATTTGGAGGACTATCTCGAAAAAACAATGGCCAAGGGTCATGCCATGCTGCATGCTGTTGAAGCAGCGCTAGTAAAAGGTCAGCCGGTTGACCTAGAAGAGGCCAACCAAGGCATGAGTGATGACATTCAGGCAGATACACAGGCTCTGCTCAATAAGATCCTCTTTGATGCTAGCAATCTCATGACCAACCGCTTTAGCCTAAGCGACTAA
- the yvcJ gene encoding P-loop ATPase protein family protein yields MSDKQINLVIVTGMSGAGKTVAIQSFEDLGYFTVDNMPPALVPKFLELLERTNETQKVALVVDMRSRRFFKEINSILDHIELNANLKLRILFLDATDSELVSRYKETRRSHPLAADGRVLDGIRRERELLVPLKSMSQHVVNTTDLTPRQLRKVISDQFSSESDQASFRIEVMSFGFKYGLPLDADLVFDVRFLPNPYYQVALREQTGLDQAVFDYVMTHQESEAFYNHLLGLIVPILPAYQKEGKSVLTIAIGCTGGQHRSVAFAHRLAQDLTADWPLHESHRDINRRKETVNRS; encoded by the coding sequence ATGTCAGATAAACAAATCAATTTGGTTATTGTTACAGGAATGAGTGGCGCCGGCAAAACAGTTGCCATTCAATCATTTGAGGATTTGGGGTATTTTACTGTTGATAACATGCCACCAGCTTTAGTGCCTAAATTTTTAGAGCTGCTTGAGAGGACCAATGAAACCCAAAAGGTTGCTCTGGTAGTGGATATGCGCAGCAGACGCTTTTTCAAGGAGATTAACTCTATCTTAGATCATATTGAGCTAAATGCCAACCTCAAGCTACGGATCCTCTTTCTTGATGCGACTGATAGTGAGCTAGTGTCACGCTATAAGGAAACTAGAAGAAGTCACCCTCTGGCTGCTGATGGTCGGGTGCTTGATGGGATTCGACGAGAAAGAGAGCTGTTAGTCCCGCTTAAGAGCATGAGTCAGCATGTGGTCAATACCACCGATCTAACCCCAAGACAGCTGCGTAAGGTGATTTCGGATCAGTTTTCAAGCGAGTCAGACCAAGCCTCATTTAGAATTGAGGTGATGAGCTTTGGCTTTAAATATGGCCTCCCCTTAGATGCGGACCTTGTCTTTGATGTGCGCTTTTTGCCTAATCCTTATTATCAGGTGGCGCTAAGAGAGCAGACAGGGCTTGATCAGGCTGTTTTTGATTATGTGATGACTCATCAAGAGTCAGAGGCCTTTTATAATCATTTGTTAGGCTTGATTGTTCCTATTTTGCCTGCTTATCAAAAGGAAGGCAAATCAGTGCTAACCATTGCTATTGGCTGTACAGGTGGTCAGCATAGAAGCGTCGCCTTTGCCCATCGCTTGGCCCAAGACTTGACAGCAGACTGGCCGCTGCATGAGAGTCATCGGGACATCAATCGTCGTAAGGAAACGGTAAATCGCTCATGA
- a CDS encoding collagen-like surface-anchored protein SclF encodes MNRKKHTKLIRHYSICSAVAVLAAVSLGTGQDVQASEPNPYPDVRRFLDEKYDGDVDKLSKQLQGYFGSLREYIEFELKNGKQGPAGPQGPKGDKGDPGEPGPQGPVGPAGPKGDRGLDGRRGPAGQQGEAGPVGPQGPQGEQGPKGDRGEQGPKGERGEQGPKGERGEQGPKGDRGEQGPKGERGEQGPKGERGEQGPKGDRGEQGPKGERGEQGPKGDRGEQGPKGERGEQGPKGDRGEQGPKGDRGEQGPKGDRGEQGPKGDRGEQGPKGERGEQGPKGDRGEQGPKKEPEKDTKPSVPKAPDNMAAPKAPEKKNPKAPAPKSAPKASLPSTGDTSQSFVAAALGFIASAGLLVFKRKKN; translated from the coding sequence ATGAATCGTAAAAAGCATACCAAACTCATTCGTCACTACAGTATCTGCTCAGCAGTGGCTGTCCTAGCAGCAGTTAGCTTGGGAACAGGTCAGGACGTACAGGCTTCGGAACCCAATCCATATCCAGATGTGAGGCGTTTCCTTGATGAGAAGTACGATGGAGATGTGGATAAATTATCTAAACAACTTCAAGGTTATTTTGGTAGTTTAAGAGAGTATATAGAGTTTGAACTTAAAAATGGCAAACAAGGTCCTGCTGGCCCTCAAGGCCCAAAGGGTGATAAAGGAGACCCCGGAGAGCCAGGTCCTCAAGGTCCAGTGGGCCCCGCTGGTCCAAAGGGTGATCGTGGTTTAGACGGACGACGTGGCCCAGCAGGTCAGCAAGGGGAAGCCGGCCCAGTTGGTCCTCAGGGTCCTCAAGGCGAGCAAGGGCCAAAAGGCGACCGTGGCGAACAAGGACCAAAGGGTGAACGCGGTGAGCAAGGACCAAAGGGTGAACGCGGTGAGCAAGGGCCAAAAGGCGACCGTGGCGAACAAGGACCAAAGGGTGAACGCGGTGAGCAAGGACCAAAGGGTGAACGCGGTGAGCAAGGGCCAAAAGGCGATCGTGGCGAGCAAGGACCAAAGGGTGAACGCGGTGAGCAAGGGCCAAAAGGCGATCGTGGCGAGCAAGGACCAAAGGGTGAACGCGGTGAGCAAGGGCCAAAAGGCGATCGTGGCGAGCAAGGACCAAAGGGTGATCGTGGCGAGCAAGGACCAAAAGGTGATCGTGGCGAACAAGGACCAAAGGGTGATCGTGGCGAGCAAGGACCAAAAGGTGAACGCGGTGAGCAAGGACCAAAAGGCGATCGTGGCGAGCAAGGTCCAAAGAAGGAGCCAGAAAAAGACACCAAGCCATCAGTGCCAAAGGCACCAGATAATATGGCTGCACCAAAGGCTCCGGAGAAGAAGAACCCTAAAGCACCGGCTCCTAAGTCAGCTCCAAAGGCATCATTGCCATCAACAGGAGACACTAGCCAATCATTTGTTGCAGCAGCCCTTGGCTTTATCGCTAGCGCGGGCTTGCTAGTCTTCAAAAGAAAGAAAAACTAA
- the agaS gene encoding tagatose-6-phosphate aldose/ketose isomerase encodes MTGDRENYLYYSIASTDLVAAPSQYLFEEDTVVLVSFARSGNSPESVAAVSLVNQLVSNPYHLVITCAKEGALAQNAKKDKRSYLFLLPEASNDAGFAMTGSFSCMMLAALLIFDQAHSLEEKKCYLDQIVGMVAAIIQQEADLQKLVSLEFQRLVYLGSGALAGLTQEAQLKILELTAGKIATVYDSSMGFRHGPKSFIDDQTLVIGFVSNDPYTRRYDLDVLEEIREDAIAVDTVALQQQGGEGFSGHCFGLDSSMLLPDAYLAFPLVFIAQTLALLSSIKVNNLPDTPSATGTVNRVVQGVKIYHYFK; translated from the coding sequence ATGACTGGTGACAGGGAAAATTATTTATATTACAGCATTGCTTCCACAGACCTTGTTGCAGCTCCAAGCCAGTATCTCTTTGAAGAGGATACAGTCGTGCTTGTTTCCTTTGCAAGAAGTGGCAATAGTCCTGAAAGTGTCGCTGCTGTTAGTCTTGTTAATCAGCTGGTGTCAAATCCTTATCATTTGGTGATAACCTGTGCCAAAGAGGGGGCCTTAGCTCAAAATGCTAAGAAGGACAAAAGGAGCTATTTATTCTTGCTGCCTGAGGCCTCAAATGACGCTGGCTTTGCTATGACGGGAAGCTTTAGCTGCATGATGCTAGCGGCCTTGTTGATTTTTGATCAAGCGCATTCCCTTGAGGAGAAAAAATGCTATTTAGATCAGATTGTAGGTATGGTGGCAGCTATTATTCAGCAGGAGGCTGATTTACAAAAGCTGGTTAGCTTAGAGTTTCAACGCTTGGTTTACCTGGGATCAGGAGCCTTAGCGGGGCTTACGCAAGAGGCTCAATTGAAGATTTTAGAATTAACAGCTGGCAAAATTGCAACAGTCTATGACTCCTCAATGGGCTTTAGGCATGGTCCAAAGTCATTTATTGATGATCAGACATTGGTTATTGGTTTTGTTAGCAATGATCCTTATACGAGAAGGTATGACCTTGATGTTTTAGAAGAGATAAGAGAGGATGCTATTGCTGTTGATACGGTTGCATTACAGCAGCAAGGAGGTGAGGGCTTTAGTGGGCATTGCTTTGGCTTAGACTCGTCAATGCTATTGCCAGATGCTTATTTGGCCTTTCCGCTTGTTTTTATCGCCCAAACGCTTGCTTTGCTGTCGTCTATTAAGGTTAATAATTTACCAGATACTCCTTCGGCCACAGGAACGGTTAACAGGGTTGTCCAAGGTGTTAAGATTTATCACTATTTTAAGTAG
- a CDS encoding transporter: MRNPKITVIGGGTGIPVILKSLRKEAVDITAVVTVADDGGSSGKLRNAMQLTPPGDLRNVLLAMSDMPKFYERVFQYRFNEADGALAGHPLGNLIIAGISEMQGSTYNAIQILTKFFHITGKIFPSSEQPLTLHAVFKDGHEVSGESSIASYQGMIDHVYVTNTYNDDLPKASRKVVEAILQSDMIVLGPGSLFTSILPNLVIPEIKEALRVTKAEVVYICNIMTQYGETEQFSDADHVAVLNQHLGRDLIDTVLVNVEQVPKSYMNSNQFDEYLVQVEHDFAGLCKTAKRIISSNFLRLENGGAFHDGHLVVEELMNLVRITKL, encoded by the coding sequence ATGAGAAATCCTAAAATAACGGTGATAGGAGGAGGAACAGGTATTCCTGTTATCCTAAAAAGCCTTCGCAAGGAGGCGGTTGACATTACTGCGGTGGTCACTGTTGCTGATGATGGTGGGTCATCTGGTAAGCTGCGCAATGCCATGCAGCTTACCCCGCCAGGTGATTTGCGCAACGTCTTGTTGGCCATGAGTGACATGCCTAAGTTTTATGAGCGTGTGTTTCAGTATCGTTTTAATGAGGCAGATGGTGCTCTAGCTGGTCATCCTCTAGGCAATTTAATTATCGCAGGTATTTCTGAGATGCAGGGATCCACCTATAACGCTATTCAGATTTTGACGAAATTTTTCCATATCACCGGCAAGATTTTTCCCTCAAGCGAGCAGCCCTTGACACTGCATGCTGTCTTTAAGGACGGTCATGAGGTGTCAGGAGAAAGCTCTATTGCCAGCTACCAAGGCATGATTGACCATGTCTATGTGACCAATACCTACAATGATGACCTGCCAAAGGCCAGTCGTAAGGTGGTTGAGGCCATTCTCCAAAGTGATATGATTGTGCTTGGTCCTGGTTCCTTGTTTACCTCTATTTTGCCCAATCTTGTAATTCCAGAGATCAAAGAAGCCCTGAGAGTAACCAAGGCAGAGGTGGTTTATATTTGTAACATTATGACCCAGTACGGTGAGACAGAGCAATTTTCCGATGCGGATCATGTTGCGGTTTTAAATCAGCATCTGGGCAGGGACTTAATTGACACTGTTTTGGTTAATGTTGAGCAGGTGCCAAAAAGCTATATGAATTCCAACCAATTTGACGAATATCTGGTCCAAGTAGAGCATGACTTTGCAGGTCTGTGTAAGACCGCAAAGCGTATCATCTCGTCTAATTTTCTGCGTTTGGAGAATGGCGGAGCCTTTCATGACGGGCACTTGGTTGTAGAAGAATTAATGAACCTAGTTAGGATAACCAAGCTATGA